The window AATTTAATTACAGCCTATGGCTTTTGCAGTAGTGGTGTGTTTCAAAGGGTTTAAGCACTCATTTATTTCTACACTGTACATGAAATAAGGCAGCTCACTGTCATACAGACTCACCAATTAGACTGAAGAGTTTCTGATCTCTTGCTCTCTAGAAGGAGAGCAGTGGGCAATGGCAAATCTTTTACAGGATAATCACAGAagactttttgttaaaaaaaaaaccccaaactctgctGCCTTTAAGTTTGTGCATTTTATCTTTGATGTGCACAGAGGAAGAGTACCAACATAGTCATTTCAGATTCTATAGAATTTAAAAAAGTGTCAAAATACAGCAGTGCTTCAATGATGCTGGTTTTTCCTCCTGATTGTACTAAAAAGGTCATCTTCATTTGAGTTATACAAAACCGATCACCTCTTGCATTCTTACCACCACTGAAGGCTGGACCAAGCAAGTTCTCTGACTAGCTCACATGATGCAACTAAAAAAAAGGAGTCTAATTTCTAAAAAgtagaagtattttgaaaattaaagtaATAGTGGAAGAAATCGTCATCTGAAATAGTTACAAAACTTAATACTTCCAATATATCGTTCCAAAGCAACTAAGAGGACCTACAAAGACAGTATTAGACTTTAAACTTCACAACCACAATTCTAAATGCGTGTATCGAAACACCATTCTCAGATCATCTGCGGAATACTCTTCTGAGTCACCTCAAATCAACTCCCTCCTCAATAGCTGATCCAAAATGGACCAACTCCAGtctaggaaagaaaaacagttccTTTCATCCCTTTCAGTGCATGTACTGCCTCCAAAGCTGTATACAAGATCGCTGAGCCTAATCTctattctgcttttcttgcacTCATCTTGGGAAACATTCACATGCCTATCAAACTTCATGTTAGTTATAAGGAACATAGCCTGGGATATCCTactgtcttcaaaaaaacccccatctcTGTTCAACGATCTTTAGAAGCATTCAGTTACAAACAACACTGACTTCCACTGAAGAAAGCAATAGCCAGAATTCACACATTTCGCTATGGAGACTGGTGAGAAAGCTGTCTTTGGGGCCCATATTTGACAACCCTGCTACCCTATCCCCCGCCTCCTGAGGATTTCAGAGCAATTTTGATGACTCTCAGGTATAATAGGTCCCTTCTATGGTTAATCACTTTCCACATCTGTAACCTAGTAGAAGATGAAAATCTTCcccattaaaaaacccacaaacaacaaCCAAGAACCAAACCGTAGCCTCTAAGGTAGGTACCCTTTCTTTAACTGTAGGTTAAAGTTCCTTTAACCCTCACACCAAGATTTTAACCTCagtgcttcttttaaaaaagacaCTAAGCAAATCCTGGATTTTCTTGCAACCTGGGATAATCCATTAATCAGAGAGGACGGCACTAACTAGGCAGTAGGGCAGCCAGTACTAACCTCTGAAACCAGATCAACTGAAGTACTGCCAGAAGAACTAACAAGGTATTTAGCAGTCATCAGTCTTAATAGCTACTGTACTTTAAGCCTTTAAGATAGGGATATTGCCCCATCTATTATCTGTATAGAAATAAAGCCTAGCATCCTAACACAGCCATCCTAAGCATCCTTCCCTGAAGCTGAGGAGTTCTCCTGCCCTGTATACTTGGAAAGCACCTAGCGATGATTCTCATCAGACTACTATAAACACTTGTACAGAACAGAAGCCTTTTTTGTGGCCATTTTATGGAAGTGCAGGATGTTCCCAGATCAAAGATCAAGCAGAAACATTCTTATCCACCTCCAAAAACAAAGACTAAAAAGAGCTAGACTAACTTCTTAGTTACTTTGATTTGTTCCCAGTTGCGCCTGCTGCCTACTTATATTTGTCATGTGCTACTGTTTTGCCTTCTTTTGCGAAACCTGCAGTCAAAACTAGATTTCTGGTTCTGGTCAAAGTAAGCCCTTCAAAGACAGCGTAAGGCAATGAAAATACATGTGCcagatcaaaagaaaacaaaaagggcagCTTTGGAtttaaagcaggaggaaaaaatgtttaaggaTACCCCGGAACAGCCAAGACAAATGCACGTGGGTCACGTTTTAACGACTGCGTGTTTGGCAGATATCTTAATAGCCGATGAAACTCTTCGCAAGCAGCCCAGAGAAACCCAGCTGAGTTAGAGAACCAACATAACAGAAGCATTTTCAAGTGACAAGCAACTCTCCTCACCCATGGCAGAAGCCAATCTATTTTCCTAGACCTATTTTGGGGTATTACTACTGTACTAAGTTCAGCATGTACCAGACCTATAAATGTCAACAGCTACCACCACATTGTAGCATCAAAAGCTTAAACTTTAGCTATTGTTCATCTTTCAGTAACACGAGAGATGAACAACAGCCAAATTACATCCCTCTGTCATCAACTTGAACTGAAGTACTGCTGTCAGTGGCAGGAAAATTACTACACTTCAGAGCAAATAAGGACTGAAAAGAAAGTTGTGCCATGATGGCACAGTGCAGTATGCTTAAAATATACTCTATAAATGCTGCTCTCAAGGCTGCAACCTAAAGCAATAGTTGGATCAAGATGAACATTTAATGTACCTTTCCTTAGCTCTGGAGGAGGCTCCTACAAACCCAGTGTTGAAAAGACATCTTGGGGCTAAAACAAAAGATGGGTGCAGCCACGAGAGAAAAGCATAAAATTAACATCCTTGCTCAAATTCTTACACTTAAAGTTTGTAGTCAGTGCAAATTGAAGACATCCCATTTAGTGCCTTCATTTAACCTTTTCCATACCTTGCTTAATGCTATCAATGCTATAAAAGAGCATACGTGCACAGAGTATAAAGATGCTACAAAACCCACTCATCATGCCACTATTTTTTCACCAGAATATTGCACAGGTCCATGAGGGCAGCAGAATCTGTCCCCTGGAAGAATAATTAGAAAGGCAACCAATAAACCACAAACTTATGACCTTCATGTTTTCAAGGAATCAGTAATATTTGTCAACAGCGGAATTTAGTGTCACATTACTTGATGATATGTATTCAGTAAAAAGGCCTGGAAAGTCTTTGTTTATAATTAAGCAATAACGATTGAGGGCCAGGGCATTTCCTGGGGATTAATGACCGGCTGGGAGAGTCGATGGCTTGAGGCAATGCCTTGGGCCATTAACCCCAGCCAGTCATTAATTTCCCCAGGAAATGCCCTGGACCTCGATTAGTGTAACTATTATAAAAGGAGGCTAGGGAGAAAAAGTTTACCATTAACATTCTCCCAAGGAAATCTATTCCACAgccagtattttttcattttgtcacatCCCAGAAGAAGTGCGTAAGTTAAAACTGACACGAGAAGAATTGgcaattaaaaagaagaagaaaaaaaacaaaacaaaaccaaaaccacaaaacacttttccttctccTAAAGACTTAAATTAACGAGTTTTGTAGTGAAGGCAAGATTCAGCTACAAAAGTGGCTGGGCAGCTTGTTTAGCTCATTAAGTTGTGAAAGGAGATGAACATTTCCATATAAttactgaaaaaacccacactgtcTAGTATCTTTGCTgattgctcattttctttcttgatacactgaagaaaacagcacatGCCTGTGTACTCTATCATCTATTTTAGATattcctccctttctccccataGTCCGCCACTAATGAGAATTACAGCTCCGAATGCTTCACGTAGGAAGCGCAGCTCTGCAACAAACAGTACAGCAGCTGGGTTTCTCCTCGCCTAAGCTGTATGCAAGTGTGAAGAGATTTGTGGGCCCGGGCAGAGATCAAGCTCTCCAGCCTGATGACTGAAGGTACCAAGACACCTCATTTAACAGGTTAAAGACACACATAGTCTGTTACCACTAGCTGGATCAGAACTGCTCTGCCCAgttccctcttccccttcccgTACTCATGTGCGCTGCTGCTCTAAAAAAGTTAAACCACGCCTGAagtttcaaaattactttcaagGTCATTAAAAGCAAGGGAAAGAGGAGTCTAGGGTTAAGTACAGCGAAGAGCATTAGCTTATACCTGAAATAATGAGCTAGAACAAAAACATTATCTGCACATAATCAAGCCTCTAAGCCATTCAGAGACACCAGATACACACAGCAGGAGATCAAACTACAGTACTCCACTGAAgtggtccaaaaaaaaaaaacaaaccctacgAGAAAGGAGAGGTCACAGGTATTTTAAAGAACATAGGTGCTTATGCAGGCATTCACTGGaagcctccttctccctccctccccccaattAGCCTTCAGGCTGGTTGATTAGCTGGCAAACTCTTTGAAAGGGTCAGTCTGTCCAGAACTGGTATTTCCACTTGGGAAACAGCTCAGGCATGTCATATACCTGTGCTCACCCAGCGCCACGATCTCCGGCCGACGGCTGCGATCCCTGTTATTACTCGACACAAGAATGTCAGAGCGGTTTTGTAATCGCGTAGGGCAGCCAGCAATAAAGTTCTTGCCTGAAACACGGTATTTTATGGGGCACAACGTAACTGCGCACGCTTTATAGATTTAGTTAGAATGACTTCCAAACTTCAAGCCAATTGCAGAGGTGCAGCGAATCTTTAATTGAAGTAATTTAGCTCCAGCACTCAAACACCCAAAAGGAAAGTACTTTTtggaggggacagggagcaggcaTCAGCACGTGCCGGCACACAGCAGAGGGGGTTCGCAAGGCACGCATTAAGGCACAGCTCAACAGTGCTTTTGACAAGACTGCTTTACCTCAACGAAACACAGCTAACGAACTTGGGCTCGTTCCACAGTTAAGCTGCACCTAAACCCGTTTAATTGTGCTATTACTGTATATTTCGCCACTACGGTAACTAACGCAACTACAGCCAATTtgccttataaaaaaaaaaaaaaggaaaaaaaaaagaggatcacTGCCAGGAAACAGagctattttaaataaacaaatacaagaTGAATGCAATTGCCATATTAACCCTCTTGTTAACTTCTGAAGTTTAAAATTACACCCTCATTACTAGTGTGTAATTGAGTATTCTCCCAGCTGTTTCCTGCATTTGAGGTTATTCAAATAGTTCATTAGCACATCAAGAACACCACATACACTAATGATACCTGATGCCCTTATCTACTATTGTGGCCCGACTTTCATAACTCGCATCTcccacaaaaagagaaagaaaaaaggggggaaagaaagaaaaaggagggaaagagggagcccccagggctgagctgtcTGTGCTGCTGCCAAGGGGGAACATGGCAGCACCCGGGCACCTCTCCAGTCTGACCCACAGGCACGCAGCAAGCGGCCACTGGACTGGTGACAGGGGGAAGAGGCAACTGGGGGCAAGGAAGTTGGGTAACTCGCGTCCGGGCTCATTGGGACAGTGAGTGTCGCCCCAGAAGCCACCCCGGGGCCGGCAGTGTGCGTCAGTGCCCAGCCTTGGGGGAGACgggggagaaaggaggggtgCAGTGGGAGCTATGTGGGATGGGGTACAGGgttgccacctttttttttttttcttttttttttttcctcctttcttttttctttttccggtTACCTGTGTGGGGGAAACAATAGCAGGTGAAACTACTGTGGGTGAGGTGGTGCTTCTGTGCCCATTGGCTTCAGGGAGGAGGTGAGGCAGGGGGTCGTGTTTCACTGAGACCACCACCACGGCAGGCGCGGCAGCGTCCAGGGGCTCAGCGGGGCGGCGGCAGAGTCttttgggggaggcagagggcCCACAGGCATCGCCaccagccgcagcccccgccgggaACACCGCCTCGTAGAGGGCCCGCTTGGCTGGGGCCACCGCGGCCGCTTCTGCCTTCACCGGCGCGGCGTCACCGTCTTTGGGCAGCACGTAGGGGTTGGtggcgggcggccggggccgcggcccgcCATTGAGGGCAGCGGGGGTGTAGCAGCCCCCGCCGGCGGGGtggtggaggaggtggtggtggtggtggggagggggtgggtggTGTGGTGGCTGCGGTCCCCCCAGCTTGGTGCCGATGCCAGCAATGCTGTTGAGGGTGGCGATGGAGACGGCGCCGATGCAGTGGTTGGTGTAGGTCTTGGAGAGCTTGGCCGCCTTTGAGAGCATCTGCATGCGGGTGCCCAGGAGGTTCTTGCCGATGGCCTTGTTCTCGTACCAGGTGATGTCACCCTCGCTGCAGTGGTCCCGCGGGCGCTGGAAGAAGGCCTTGCAGAGGGGGTTGCGCTTGGAGAGGTACTTGACGAAGCTGGCGTAGGGGCAGAACTCGGTGCCGGTCTCGTACATGCGGGGCAGGTTCTCCTCGTCGCTGCTCTCCGCCCGCTTCTTGCTCCAAGAGGACGAGCGCGACTTGTGGTAGGGCCCCAGCGCCTTGAAGTAGACAAACTTGCGTCCGTCCTCGTCCACGGCCAGCCCAAAGGagtcctcctccagctcccgctgGTTCTCCCGGCCCCGGGTGCAGAAGTACATGCAGGTCTCGAACCAGACCTTGTTGAGGAGCCCGAAGGGGCTCTGGGTGCTGAAGACGCTGCAGGTGTAGAGCTTGCGGAGGTCGGCGCGGGTGATGGCCTGCTTCTGCACCACCGGCCCGGCGCCCTGCTCCTCCAGCTTGCGGATGACGGCGGCCAGGGTGAGGTTGGCGGCGCGGAGCTCGGGGTCCTTGGTGAGGTCGAGGGTGCGGCAGTAGGGCGGCTCGTTGAGGTAGCGGTTGAGGGAGCTGCGGATGCTGATGAGGGAGGACTTGGAGTAGAGCTGCCCGCTCTTGGAGCGCGCCTCGGCGTAGAAGGAGCGCAGGACCCGGCAGAGCGCCCCCTTGTCCATCGTCTCGAAGTCGGGGCTCTGCGCCTTCTCGCTCAGGTACTCGCGGAAGATGCGCACGGCGTAGCGGGTGGCCAGCCGCGTGTTCTCGCTCAGCCGCGCCCGCTCCGGCCGCTGCAGCAGCAGGGCCGCCTCCAGCTCCGCGTcctccgccgcccccccggggccgccgccgccgccgccccccggggcagccgccgcggcgccccccggggccgccccgacgccgctgccgccgccgccgccgcccggcgtacggcccggggcgggcggcagcggctcCGTCTCCTCCTCGCCGTCCCACTCCAGAcccatctcctcttcctcctcctcctcctcctcctcctcgtccagcagcagccccccatcggctccgtcctcctcctcctcgtcccccGTTATCTGCACCTCCTGGatctcatcctcctcctcgccctcctcctcctcgccggcgCTGCAGTAGCGGTGCGGGCGGGGGGCGACGCCGCGGCCGGGCGGCCGGTCCCCCGCATtgttcccgccgccgccgcctccgcctccccctccgccgccgccgctccactctccgccgccgccgccgctgccaggCATTCTCGCCATATTGCCGTCTCCCTGCCAGTCCTCGGGCAGGGCGCATGCGCTATATTGGACCGCAGCGCTGGAGCGCTTTTGTGTTTTAATGACCTTCAGCTACCGGGAGGCAAAGCCGGGCTCTTAAAGGGGCCGCGCTCTCagtggcggcggcggggaaggggcgggaGGCGTTGGGATGgatggggaggaggcagagccgcGCTAAGGGGGTACCGCGGGGAAGGGAGCGGTACTTACCGCGCCCGCCGCTCACCTCGGGTCCGTCCCGTCCAGCAACGGAGATGGgcgccgggggggtggggggggaaccgCCGGGCCGGGGCGTCCGCCCCGGCCCggcggttcccccccccccccccgacaaaAAGCGCACTACGTCTGTGGAGCGGCTCTTTCGGAAGGGACGGACCGCCACCACGCAGCTGGGACGGAGGTCGGCACGCGTCGCGCCTCCTCAACCCTCGCCCGTCCTCACTTCACagtaacttaaaaacaaacaaagaaaaaaaaaaaagccaccccaaAAACTCTGGTCGCGGCTGTCCCGCAGCACCGCTCTGCTGCCCTCGACGGGATGCTGGCGGGGCGGACCCGGTCCCCGCCTGCGGGACCGCCGCGGCATCTCCCGCCGCCGGCCTCGCACCTTGAGCCGGGCGCCTGGGATTCGGTCGAGGGGCTCGGGAGGAGATGGACGCTCGGGGCTTTGCATCCGTGCGGCTTGGAATCCGCCCGGGAAGAGCCAGTCGGTAGCCGCGGCTCTCGCTTGGCTTGCGGGAGCCCCGACGAGGTGGGTTGCGGAGAGGGAGAAATTAGGAGCCTGGGAGCTGACGGGCGCCCCGGGCCGCTCTCTAGCTCGCTGGGGCTGCAGACTTCAGGGCAGCCGAAGGGCACTCGGCCCcccgtgccgccgccgccgccgcctctcagggatcccagctgcttccTCAGCTACCCCCTTCAGCGACGGGGCAAAACCCGAGGGAGACTCCCGCAACCGCGGGGTACGGAGCCGCCGGACCTAGCGAGGCCGCTCCGCGGGGGCTTTTGCCGCGGGGAGCCCCCCGAGCAGCCcagcgcggggaggggggggagcggagccTCGGCCCTGTCCTCGGCCGGCGGGGAcctcccgctcccgcccggcTCTGCTCCGGGGAAGCCGTACCCAGCGGCACCGCAGCCAGCCGCCTCGCTGCACACTCCTTACCCTTCCTTCCCCGGGAAGGGTCGTTCACCGGGCAGGAGGGCACAAGCCCTGCGGCCGACGCACCGCCGGGGAGGGAGCCTGTCCCACGCGGGACGGGACaggacgggccgggccgggccgggccgggccgggcctcacCAGCTCCCCGCCGACAGCAGCCGCGCTACACAAACCAAACTACCCCACAACCCCCCTCCCCGTACCGCCTAGCCGGGCGATTTCTTTTATTTGGTACgttgaaataaatattcattacGACTACTGGCTACATCTGAAATTATAGCCTTAATTGCAGAGCTGCTGGCCTGAGCTACCACATTTGCTGCTTACTCATCCGTAGGCAATTGCTCAGCGCCGGGCCCCGGCCGCGGTGGTTACCTCTGGGAGGGGGGGCCTCGGTGCCGGTACCGGAGGCGGGCAGCGCcgagccccgcggccgcccccccggGACGGAGGCCGGCGGCCACCGACGGGGCgtctggggcagccccagccctcgacGTCCGGGCAAACGTGGCATCCCATAGCAGGGATGCGCAAATTGTTCAGCAAATTAGGCCAATTCGAAACAAATAAGCACTCCGGGAAGAGAGCCTGCCACTCccagaaaataattgaaaagaaaCCCGGCACTGTTATATTGATGTAAGCCTGGAGTCAGTACACGGAGGTCAAAGTTGTTGCATGCACTAAAGAAGTTGTGCTCGCTCTGCAGTTTGAGAGCGGATTATGTTCCCTCTTAGGTTGAtggcatatatatgtatatatattctagagatttttttcctatgcacATAAAGAGgatataaataacattttttttgccCCTGTCATATGCTATCTGCAACCCAATCCTGAAACAGTCTCAAAGACCTTCCAATGATGGACCAGATGCTGAAACAGACAGCTAAAAGCAGCAAGACCTTGTTGTGGTTAAAATCTAAATGCCCCAGACAAACTCCTTTTAGGAGCTATAACAACCACCCTAGAAGACAAGAGAACTGCAGGGCTTGCAGGATACACCTATTCTGCGgagatcttttttcctttattgttccCATAAGTGCTAAAAATGACATGATTGGCATTAACCTTTGAACTTGATTCTGTCTTAAGATCGTAGAAGAGGTGAAGccgctttctttttttaagaagagctTTTCAGAGCCACGAGGGCAAAAGGTAATTgaacgtttgtttttttttaactttaaaaaagatGAACACCAGGTTGACAGCTTCTGTACTTGGATGTTCATTTAATCACCATTTCCTGATTACAAGAGGTGAACTATGTTGACAGACTTGGAGATGAATACGGAGCCCAGGATACTAATATAAGTATAAAGGACATACAGAACTTGCAGTGAGGTTGGAGGGGAAAAACATATACGGAGCATCCATATTACACACATCAATTGGAAGCACCTCAGCAGCCAGGGGGAATTCAGAGAGTAGCAAGTGAGGTGTTGAGCATGCTGCAGGTGCCCATAATTGGGAAGACACCCGCATAAGGTACATACCTGTATAacctatatgtatatatatgtgtgtatgtgtatatatacatatgtaagtTAATCACATATATGTTAACTTACCTATCTGTCTACATTCCTAAAGATAAGATTTAGCCTAGTCAGTTGTATTCCAGAAGTTTAAATCCTATTGTTCAAGCTCTCAAGTTAGACAAGGTAATCGAACCACATTCCGAAACTGCCAGAGTTGCACAAGGTTGTCTAATGCAAGTTGGCATAATAACATTAAACTTACATCCACTCCACCCTCCACGTCACTAATCAGACTCTTATCCTTCCGAGAGCTCCACGTGGGCATAGACAGCATTCTCCCTTAGGACTCAAGGTTTGAGGCTGATTCTTATATAGGTCCTGTCCACACTTGGAGAAGATGTTTTATTTCCGCTGTCAGTAAAAGAAGATGTAATACCCACAGAACACTAATAATGCACCTGCCCCGCTAAGGTTGCAACCCTAGACCAAATTATCCTTCCTTTTCTATACTTGGAGATCAGTTCATATGCCACAGAATTAGCATGTCAGGTtaagaaccaaaaccaaacccccttCTCCATGAGTCAGTTGGTTTACAATAAAGGTAATGCTTGTAACCGTGTTACCAAATAGTTTCAGGCCTTTCCTCGCTTGTTTTTTAAGCTACTCTTCCCCCTGGCCCCTGGTCTTGCTCCTGGCAAGCACAGAGCTTGCTAGAGCCACGCTCTTTGACAATCTGACTATTGTGCTAAAGCTCTCCACAGCCTTATTCTCCTTCAGACTAACACAGGCTACTTCTCCTGTAGCCTCTGTAAGTAGTTATTTCACTTACAGCCACCTAAGTCTTCCTGGTTTGGTGTTTCTTGGGAGGTTTTTCATCATGAAGCTTCACTAGGAACTAAACCGGAATATCTCCAAAAGCCAAGAAGCAAAGAAAATCCATGAACTCATTTGCTCCCTGGGATCCAGTCTAGGCATctagaaaagattttaaaaaaacagtgctTAAAACAAGCTTGTTGGTTAACTCTAAGGCTGACCGCATGGCatctttttaagaaaacagctttttctccATGTACACCTGTACTGTTAGTTTAAATGCAATAAACGTGTTTGTAAAATGTGTTAATATGTTTTCTAAACACAAGATATTTTTGCTGTAGAGGCAGGCTATGTGGAAATTGGTATGAGAAATCCATATTGACACTATAGAACTAGAAGGCAAATAATGCTTGGGACCCCTGGAAAATTCACTTAGGGAAAAAGCATGTCCTAGAAATTCTTCTCCCACCCAGAAACACACAGTTTTGAGATAAGCTTTTTTAGCATTTCAGAACTGTCACTTCAAAATGctaattcaatttttattttactcttttactCGGGTATACGATATTTCTAGTTGTTTCATTACTTCTTGATACTAGGGGCAGCCAATGCTGCCATATAATGTGCTATAATAgattttaaatctcttttatttaaaattttcttttttagattagCGTCTCCTGTCTGCACAGCAATGAAATGGCTTTATATAACTCAACAAAGGAGACATTGATTTAGAAGAGTAATGATGTATCCATCAGTGCGAAGTTGCAGCTGttcttaatgaattttaaaatacaaaagctaTTTCACCTCTTAGATTGTCATATTATGAAATGTTAGTGGTAGTTGCACATATCAAAGCACCAGCTACTACCGACACGTTGTGAAATGTGAAGGCAGCATCAAACCAGCCCCCTCACGAAGCTCCACGGTGCCAATTGAAAGCATATTTCCGAAGTACACTCATATTTTTTTTCCCGCAGGTATTTGCTGTTATTCacttgactgctttttttttcttttacaaaagcaatatttttgttgctgaggCCATGATTTATTTCCCGATTgctcctttttcaaaacaaaccagagaaaaCCTGGGTCATCATCTTTGTAAGAAAGCACGCGTTTAGTGCTTGGCAAATTAAAAGTCAAGACTTCGTGAATCATCGTTATTTTCAGTGTCAAGCAGCTGGAGCTTTTTTGCTTCCAAAAATATAGAAGAGCTATGTTGTCAGACAGCTTGGAGAGAGGCAGGTAATAAATTGCATTGCACTGCATAAAGGTATTAAGggtcttttaaaatgtgttgaagGTAAGTTGCCAGGAgatatattaacattttatttagctGTGTTTCGGTTTATGTTTGTCTTTGCTTCTATGGTGATGAGGGCACTTGAAACAAATTGGCTGGTCTGTGAGGCACAGCAGTACCTGGTTATAGTTGCTCTAGCAGTTGTCCGGTTGTTTCTATGAACTACTGACACCGAGCAACGCAGCATGTTAGTGGCATAACATTTATCCTCTGTGGAGAGAAAGAGCTCTTTCCATTCAGGCTGACAATTTAAGTTAGTTTTTAATCCTTCTCAACCGGGCCCATAAATTCTATGTGGAGATGAGGGAAATTCAGGACTAAGCTAGTAACTCAAGAAAGGAACCTCCAAAGAGACATCCCTGTGCAACCACAAAGCCTTGTTTATAGGTGTTGTAGGTCTGTGTAAGTACAAGTTTTCACTTTATACAGTGTTCTTAGTACTATGTAATAGAGCATAAATTAATGCTGTATTGAATATGGAGTTCTTGAAATCCTATTTTCCGTTCATAACCTtccaataaaaatttattttgaactAAAAGTTCAGGCTGGAAGTCACAGTGGGCTGGATGAAGTCTAGAAATGCAAGGAGAGATGACTGGTTATATGACAACAGGGTCTAGCTGAGAAGGCTCCTTAAAcattcctttaagaaaaaaggaagaaaaaacctgaGTCCTTACaatttaacaaacaaaaatgtaatgtAATGAGACTCCAAAGAAATGCACTTTCTACCTTGTTTCTGTACTGTATGGACTCTATCTCTTTACTTTTTCCATCCCCATTGCACGACCTGAAGTTTCTGTGTTGCCACGAGGTGTGCTGAGCGCTGATTCCCGCGCAGGGCCAGAGGTAAGGCTTTACACCCTGCAAAACTTATTCACGCCAGGCTTTTCTCAGAGCTAGGGGTCCTCAAGGGACAGGGCAACAGCTGGCCTTCAGCACAGCCTGGAAAAGGGAATCTTCCTCTGACCCTCGGCTAGTGGCTTTAATGCCTCTTTATACCATGAATTCACTGTCAATATACTTTTGTTTTGACTTAGTGACTGAAATAAACTGATTATTCCCCTTTTCTACCAGTATTATGTCTGTGTCATAGTGAATTTGGAAATTCCTTTTCAGGTATTTATGTAGCAAAAAACCCAGCACCAATGGCCTGTCtacttggattttcttttctcaATTGAGTTATCTCAGCTGGGTTGACACAAACCCAGTTTAAGCAACTTTAAAACTGGGTGAGTTCAAACGA is drawn from Harpia harpyja isolate bHarHar1 chromosome 5, bHarHar1 primary haplotype, whole genome shotgun sequence and contains these coding sequences:
- the KCTD1 gene encoding BTB/POZ domain-containing protein KCTD1 isoform X1, which encodes MARMPGSGGGGGEWSGGGGGGGGGGGGGNNAGDRPPGRGVAPRPHRYCSAGEEEEGEEEDEIQEVQITGDEEEEDGADGGLLLDEEEEEEEEEEEMGLEWDGEEETEPLPPAPGRTPGGGGGGSGVGAAPGGAAAAAPGGGGGGGPGGAAEDAELEAALLLQRPERARLSENTRLATRYAVRIFREYLSEKAQSPDFETMDKGALCRVLRSFYAEARSKSGQLYSKSSLISIRSSLNRYLNEPPYCRTLDLTKDPELRAANLTLAAVIRKLEEQGAGPVVQKQAITRADLRKLYTCSVFSTQSPFGLLNKVWFETCMYFCTRGRENQRELEEDSFGLAVDEDGRKFVYFKALGPYHKSRSSSWSKKRAESSDEENLPRMYETGTEFCPYASFVKYLSKRNPLCKAFFQRPRDHCSEGDITWYENKAIGKNLLGTRMQMLSKAAKLSKTYTNHCIGAVSIATLNSIAGIGTKLGGPQPPHHPPPPHHHHHLLHHPAGGGCYTPAALNGGPRPRPPATNPYVLPKDGDAAPVKAEAAAVAPAKRALYEAVFPAGAAAGGDACGPSASPKRLCRRPAEPLDAAAPAVVVVSVKHDPLPHLLPEANGHRSTTSPTVVSPAIVSPTQDSRPNMSRPLITRSPASPLNNQGIPTPAQLTKSNAPVHIDVGGHMYTSSLATLTKYPDSRIGRLFDGTEPIVLDSLKQHYFIDRDGQMFRYILNFLRTSKLLIPDDFKDYSLLYEEAKYFQLQPMLGEMERWKQDRESGRFSKSCECLVVRVAPDLGERITLSGDKSLIEEVFPEIGDVMCNSVNAGWNHDSTHVIRFPLNGYCHLNSVQVLERLQQRGFEIVGSCGGGVDSSQFSEYVLRRELRRTSRAPSVIRIKQEPLD